The Salinispora tropica CNB-440 genome has a window encoding:
- a CDS encoding ATP-binding cassette domain-containing protein: protein MKPTTLTVETGQCLLICGPNGAGKSTLLRVLASDLAPRWRPTDPSWPASRMGGPGSVEEQIQPARAHPSPLAWPGRGVGGGPRGGPGHRGGVSHDRRLRRRWSGETRELA from the coding sequence CTGAAGCCCACCACACTGACCGTCGAGACGGGACAATGCCTGCTGATCTGCGGGCCGAACGGCGCCGGGAAGAGCACGCTGCTGCGGGTCCTCGCCAGTGACCTCGCCCCCCGCTGGCGGCCAACTGACCCGTCGTGGCCGGCTTCGCGAATGGGCGGCCCGGGTTCAGTCGAGGAGCAGATCCAGCCTGCACGAGCGCACCCTTCACCTCTCGCGTGGCCTGGTCGAGGAGTTGGAGGCGGTCCTCGAGGAGGACCGGGGCACCGCGGTGGTGTCAGTCATGACCGCCGGTTGCGCCGGCGTTGGTCCGGCGAGACCCGGGAACTGGCCTAG
- a CDS encoding MFS transporter yields MGWRDGGKLYTQHVRRLAPHAASSGRAALLLACTAQFLVVLDVSVVNIALPSIQRTLSLSPSGLLWVTNAYALVFGGFLLLGGRLSDVYGRKLVFIAGLGLFTAASLVGGIASTAGVLVGARAFQGLGAAALAPATLTILTTTFPHGPARNRALAVWTAVSLAGGAVGNLVSGALTEYLTWRSTLLINVPIGMFCIVVTAAALAEGRPRDRVVRLDVTGAALVTTALIAVTYAVTASYSHGRRDPTAVAALVAGLVCLAAFVVVEARGAEPRLLPLRLLRTRAIWLGNLLMLLVGAGFQIPLWYFLTLYLQQVLELTPLQTGAGFVPHTLLMMLVGMRVAPWLMRHVPARTLVIVGTAIAAAGFWWQSQITVHSTYLSGVLGPAVVISIGGGLLIVPLTAVVTSGVSGPDAGAVSGLTNTAKQFGGALGLTALVALTSRHSSAKTDLVSGYAQAFAFTALILTLVAVVAFALPAQDSARPVPGSRRTNAGATGGHD; encoded by the coding sequence GTGGGGTGGCGGGACGGGGGCAAGCTGTACACACAGCACGTCCGACGCCTCGCCCCGCACGCGGCCTCCTCCGGCCGGGCGGCGCTCCTGCTGGCCTGCACCGCGCAGTTCCTGGTGGTGCTCGACGTATCAGTGGTCAACATCGCACTTCCGTCCATCCAACGGACCCTCTCCCTGTCACCGTCCGGCCTGCTGTGGGTGACCAACGCCTACGCGTTGGTGTTCGGAGGCTTTCTCTTGTTGGGCGGCCGACTATCCGATGTGTATGGACGCAAGCTGGTCTTCATCGCCGGACTGGGGCTGTTCACCGCCGCGAGTCTCGTCGGCGGGATCGCCTCCACCGCCGGCGTGCTGGTCGGTGCCCGCGCGTTCCAGGGCCTCGGTGCCGCCGCGCTGGCACCCGCCACCCTGACGATCCTCACCACGACGTTTCCGCATGGGCCCGCCCGTAACCGTGCGTTGGCGGTCTGGACCGCGGTCAGCCTGGCCGGCGGCGCGGTCGGCAACCTTGTCAGCGGTGCCCTCACCGAGTACCTGACCTGGCGGTCAACCCTGCTGATCAACGTACCGATCGGCATGTTCTGCATTGTCGTAACAGCTGCCGCGCTGGCCGAAGGGAGGCCACGTGACCGGGTCGTCCGTCTCGACGTCACGGGTGCCGCCCTGGTCACCACCGCCCTGATCGCGGTGACCTACGCCGTCACGGCCAGCTACTCACACGGCCGACGAGATCCGACCGCCGTAGCGGCGTTGGTAGCCGGCCTGGTCTGCCTGGCCGCCTTCGTCGTGGTCGAGGCACGCGGCGCCGAACCGCGGCTCCTGCCGCTGCGGCTGCTGCGAACCAGGGCGATCTGGCTGGGCAACCTGCTGATGCTGTTGGTCGGGGCAGGCTTCCAGATCCCGCTGTGGTACTTCCTGACCCTGTACCTGCAGCAGGTACTCGAACTCACCCCGCTACAGACCGGGGCCGGGTTCGTGCCACACACCCTGCTGATGATGCTGGTCGGAATGCGCGTGGCCCCATGGCTGATGCGGCACGTCCCCGCCCGGACCCTGGTCATCGTCGGAACCGCCATCGCCGCGGCAGGTTTCTGGTGGCAGAGCCAGATCACCGTCCACAGCACCTATCTGTCCGGCGTACTCGGCCCCGCCGTCGTCATCTCGATCGGCGGCGGGCTACTCATCGTGCCGCTGACCGCGGTGGTGACCTCTGGTGTCTCCGGCCCCGATGCCGGGGCAGTCTCTGGGCTGACGAACACCGCCAAACAGTTTGGTGGCGCCCTTGGTCTGACCGCCTTAGTCGCATTGACCAGCCGGCATTCGTCAGCCAAGACCGATCTCGTCAGCGGCTACGCGCAGGCGTTCGCGTTCACCGCCCTCATCCTGACCCTCGTCGCCGTCGTGGCGTTCGCACTACCGGCCCAGGATTCCGCTAGGCCAGTTCCCGGGTCTCGCCGGACCAACGCCGGCGCAACCGGCGGTCATGACTGA
- a CDS encoding TetR/AcrR family transcriptional regulator, whose protein sequence is MGSEHAHRRNEIADAVLAVVAERGLAAVSLAAVAAQAGVSPGRVQHYFPTKRGLIEAAFERGNALSSGRITAKASPDDRDVSRRRLLTVVLTELIPYDATTRAHLRVRQSFTAAALADEAIAARLRVDYANLHGQLANLLRGDQAAGHLRARTDPEEGAVTLVALAEGLAYYVLIGVCPAEAARDQVLAAISEVYAAA, encoded by the coding sequence GTGGGCTCCGAGCACGCGCATCGGCGCAACGAGATCGCCGATGCGGTGCTGGCCGTTGTCGCCGAACGTGGGCTGGCGGCCGTGTCCCTGGCCGCGGTGGCCGCTCAGGCCGGCGTATCGCCGGGCCGGGTCCAGCACTACTTCCCCACCAAGCGAGGGCTGATCGAGGCCGCCTTCGAGCGGGGTAACGCCCTGTCCAGCGGTCGGATTACCGCCAAGGCCAGCCCCGACGACCGGGACGTCAGCCGACGGCGCCTGCTCACCGTGGTGCTCACCGAGCTTATTCCGTACGACGCCACTACCCGGGCCCACCTGCGGGTACGCCAGTCATTCACCGCGGCGGCGCTGGCTGACGAGGCCATCGCCGCCCGCCTGCGCGTCGACTACGCCAATCTCCACGGCCAACTCGCCAACCTGCTCCGCGGCGACCAAGCCGCTGGCCACCTCCGTGCCCGGACCGACCCCGAGGAGGGGGCCGTAACCCTGGTGGCGCTCGCCGAAGGGCTGGCCTACTACGTGCTTATCGGCGTCTGTCCGGCCGAGGCCGCCCGGGATCAGGTGCTCGCCGCGATCTCCGAGGTCTACGCCGCGGCGTGA
- a CDS encoding cold-shock protein — MVEKGTIVRFDDVRGYGFIAPFGGGDDVFVHANDFGDQRHAVAAGMRVSYEVVQSERGLKVASVVLETAPAAPNRSVPSRPQPLSDEDGECDVLAVEQFDSAVTELLLANVPTMTGAQIVEARRALVAMARQYGWVED; from the coding sequence CTGGTGGAAAAAGGGACAATTGTTCGGTTTGATGATGTTCGCGGCTACGGGTTTATCGCACCGTTCGGGGGTGGTGACGACGTCTTTGTGCACGCGAACGACTTCGGTGATCAGCGGCACGCAGTCGCTGCCGGCATGCGGGTGAGCTATGAAGTGGTGCAGTCCGAACGGGGTCTGAAAGTCGCGAGTGTGGTGCTGGAGACGGCTCCGGCCGCACCGAACCGTAGTGTGCCGAGTCGTCCGCAGCCCCTGTCCGACGAGGACGGTGAGTGTGACGTGTTGGCGGTGGAGCAGTTCGACAGCGCGGTGACTGAGCTGCTGCTGGCGAACGTGCCCACGATGACCGGTGCGCAGATCGTCGAGGCCCGTCGGGCGCTGGTCGCCATGGCGCGCCAGTATGGCTGGGTCGAGGACTGA
- a CDS encoding MFS transporter, with protein sequence MIDPSLGRKHHKPTCAPPVRPLSQNRDFVILWVSQSISALGSAVSSVGFVLLTLTITGSAAHAGAVASIAAITAVVCRLPAGSLADRRDRRLLMIAADLGRALALSSLVIAGTIDQITFIHIAIVAIVEAALSSCFQPAETAALRFVVASEQVTQAAARYESRTHLATLIGPALGGILFSAGRVVPFLIDAVSYLASAVGLTLIRRPLSTTGGNRAPHPSRGFVSAGLRWLWQERFVRGAVLWFAGVTFVFQSIGLVCLLLAERHGAGPAATGLLFSITSTGGLIGALAAPRLVARFQPRTLITAFGWVAAMVTPLLAVVHSAYLIGVIGALAFFLGPAANASIIGYILTHVDSTLQGRASAAVHFLSGILLPTAPALAGVLVQWLGAVPTVLLYSSVLFALAIVTTTARSLGVRQR encoded by the coding sequence GTGATTGATCCATCGCTCGGTCGAAAGCACCACAAGCCGACCTGCGCTCCGCCGGTACGCCCGCTCTCCCAAAACCGTGACTTCGTCATCCTCTGGGTGAGCCAGTCAATCTCCGCTCTGGGTAGTGCCGTCTCCTCGGTGGGCTTCGTCCTGCTGACGCTGACCATCACCGGATCGGCAGCACACGCGGGAGCCGTCGCGTCAATCGCTGCCATCACCGCTGTGGTGTGTCGACTCCCGGCAGGATCCCTGGCAGATCGACGCGACCGACGACTTCTCATGATCGCGGCAGATCTGGGACGCGCGCTGGCACTGAGCAGCCTGGTCATCGCTGGCACTATCGACCAGATCACCTTCATCCACATCGCCATTGTGGCGATCGTGGAAGCGGCCCTGAGTAGTTGCTTTCAACCCGCCGAGACGGCAGCACTACGGTTCGTCGTGGCGAGCGAGCAGGTGACCCAGGCCGCCGCCCGGTACGAATCCCGCACGCATCTCGCGACGCTGATCGGACCTGCCCTCGGGGGCATACTCTTCAGTGCCGGCCGCGTGGTGCCGTTCCTGATCGATGCCGTGTCCTACCTCGCCTCCGCGGTAGGGCTGACCCTGATCCGACGCCCCCTCAGCACCACCGGTGGGAATCGTGCCCCGCACCCAAGCCGTGGCTTCGTAAGCGCCGGTCTGCGATGGCTGTGGCAGGAGCGGTTCGTTCGGGGCGCGGTGCTCTGGTTCGCCGGTGTCACCTTCGTCTTTCAGTCGATCGGCCTGGTCTGTCTCCTACTGGCGGAGCGCCACGGTGCGGGTCCGGCCGCCACGGGACTGCTGTTCTCGATAACGAGCACGGGTGGGCTGATAGGCGCGCTGGCGGCGCCCCGACTGGTCGCGCGTTTCCAGCCACGGACGCTGATCACCGCGTTCGGGTGGGTTGCGGCGATGGTGACTCCGCTGCTGGCCGTGGTCCACTCCGCGTATCTCATCGGTGTCATCGGCGCGCTGGCCTTCTTCCTCGGACCCGCAGCCAACGCTTCGATCATCGGCTACATACTCACGCACGTCGATTCAACCCTCCAGGGAAGGGCGAGCGCCGCCGTGCACTTCCTCAGTGGGATCCTGCTACCGACAGCCCCCGCTCTCGCCGGGGTGTTGGTCCAGTGGCTGGGTGCCGTCCCGACCGTGCTGCTATACTCGTCGGTCCTATTCGCCCTCGCGATCGTCACGACGACGGCGCGTAGCCTCGGCGTACGTCAACGTTGA
- a CDS encoding VWA domain-containing protein, which translates to MIKTRRLAAALVGLLAASVMTGPVPALADWETPVEPPKVELVLDVSGSMRATDIDGRSRISVAQQAFNEVVDALPDETELGIRVLGATYPGDDKEQGCQDTQQIVPVGPVDRVQAKAAVATLRPTGYTPVGLALRSAAEDLGTGSTARRIVLITDGEDTCAPPDPCEVARELAAQGTKLVVDTLGLAPDEKVRQQLLCIAGATGGTYTAAQSADELTGRIKQLVDRARDTHTATPAVVAGTSVCADAPLLGAGVYSDREKFSEHRWYRVPVYPGQELRASVSVALDRPVNPDHAVLLRAVATDGRELVRGVDAGSGRTDVVSAGLRWSAGEQPEDGPSPTPSTTTDAEATIVCLVVSNAFAPQPGTQMSPGMPVELTVDMVVSSPAPAAPDLGRGWVLLVLLTGVGLLAGLASGVLTRWWVTTWREK; encoded by the coding sequence ATGATCAAGACGAGACGATTGGCGGCAGCCCTCGTCGGGCTGCTGGCAGCGAGCGTGATGACTGGTCCGGTGCCGGCCCTCGCGGACTGGGAGACCCCGGTCGAGCCGCCGAAGGTCGAGCTGGTCCTCGACGTCAGCGGATCGATGCGGGCCACCGACATCGACGGGCGGAGCCGAATCTCGGTCGCCCAGCAGGCGTTCAACGAGGTGGTGGACGCGCTGCCGGATGAGACTGAACTGGGAATCCGGGTCCTCGGTGCCACCTATCCGGGTGACGACAAGGAGCAGGGCTGCCAGGACACCCAACAGATCGTGCCGGTCGGACCGGTCGATCGGGTGCAGGCAAAGGCAGCGGTGGCGACGCTTCGTCCGACGGGTTACACGCCGGTCGGACTGGCGCTGCGCTCGGCCGCCGAGGATCTCGGTACGGGTAGCACCGCCCGGCGGATCGTGCTGATTACCGACGGCGAGGACACCTGCGCCCCACCAGACCCCTGTGAGGTGGCCCGAGAGCTGGCTGCGCAGGGGACGAAGCTGGTCGTGGACACCCTCGGCCTGGCCCCGGACGAGAAGGTGCGTCAGCAACTGCTCTGCATCGCCGGGGCCACTGGTGGCACGTACACCGCGGCGCAGAGCGCGGACGAACTGACCGGGCGGATCAAGCAACTGGTCGACCGGGCCCGGGACACGCACACGGCCACGCCGGCCGTGGTCGCCGGTACCTCGGTCTGTGCCGACGCCCCGCTACTCGGCGCCGGCGTCTACAGCGACCGGGAGAAGTTCTCGGAGCACCGCTGGTATCGGGTGCCGGTGTATCCCGGGCAGGAGCTGCGCGCCTCTGTCAGTGTGGCGTTGGACCGGCCGGTCAACCCCGACCATGCGGTGCTGCTGCGGGCGGTGGCCACCGACGGTCGGGAACTGGTGCGTGGCGTGGACGCCGGTAGCGGCCGGACCGATGTCGTCTCCGCCGGTCTGCGTTGGTCGGCGGGGGAGCAGCCGGAGGATGGGCCCTCCCCAACCCCGTCGACTACCACCGACGCCGAAGCCACCATCGTCTGTCTCGTGGTGAGTAACGCCTTCGCACCCCAGCCGGGGACCCAGATGTCGCCGGGTATGCCGGTTGAGTTGACCGTGGACATGGTCGTGTCCTCGCCTGCTCCGGCTGCCCCGGATCTCGGTCGTGGCTGGGTGCTGCTCGTCCTGCTGACCGGGGTTGGTCTGCTGGCAGGACTGGCGTCCGGGGTGCTCACCCGGTGGTGGGTAACGACCTGGAGGGAGAAGTGA